The Cucumis melo cultivar AY chromosome 5, USDA_Cmelo_AY_1.0, whole genome shotgun sequence genome has a segment encoding these proteins:
- the LOC103491225 gene encoding ATP sulfurylase 1, chloroplastic — MASMAAAFIKPSNPFSKSPITFSKAVTPPIKLPMSLRVKSNTRRRIRVSGGLIDPDGGKLVELIVEESMRGSKNREALSLPRIKLSRIDVQWVHVLSEGWASPLTGFMRESEFLQTLHFNSLRLQDGSVVNMSVPIVLAIDDDLKNRIGDSSKVALFGSDDRPVAILNDIEIYKHPKEERIARTWGTTASGLPYVDEAIKNAGNWLIGGDLEVIEPIKYHDGLDRFRLSPAQLRNEFTSRNADAVFAFQLRNPVHNGHALLMTDTRRRLLNMGYNNPILLLNPLGGYTKADDVPLHWRIKQHQKVLEDGVLDPETTVVSIFPSPMHYAGPTEVQWHAKARINAGANFYIVGRDPAGMGHPIEKRDLYDADHGKKVLSMAPGLERLNILPFKVAAYDKTQGKMAFFDPSRPQDFLFISGTKMRNLARNKENPPDGFMCPGGWNVLVEYYKSLVPADNGRIPKPEAVAA, encoded by the exons ATGGCGTCCATGGCCGCCGCCTTCATCAAACCTTCAAATCCCTTTTCCAAATCTCCAATTACTTTCTCCAAAGCCGTCACACCGCCGATTAAGCTCCCAATGTCTCTCAGAGTAAAAAGCAACACCCGCCGTCGGATCCGGGTCTCGGGCGGGTTGATCGACCCGGACGGGGGAAAGCTTGTGGAACTTATTGTGGAGGAATCCATGAGGGGTTCCAAGAATCGGGAGGCTCTGAGTCTGCCCCGAATCAAGCTTTCGCGAATCGATGTGCAATGGGTTCACGTTCTGAGCGAGGGCTGGGCTAGCCCTCTCACCGGATTCATGAGAGAATCCGAGTTCCTCCAAACGCTTCATTTCAATTCGCTCCGTCTTCAAGATGGATCGGTTGTTAACATGTCGGTGCCGATCGTTTTGGCCATCGACGATGACCTCAAGAACCGAATCGGCGACTCCTCTAAGGTTGCGCTCTTCGGCTCCGATGATCGCCCAGTTGCAATTCTCAATGA TATTGAGATTTACAAGCACCCCAAGGAAGAAAGGATTGCAAGAACATGGGGAACAACAGCTTCAGGTCTCCCTTATGTTGATGAAGCTATTAAGAATGCTGGAAATTGGCTAATAGGAGGTGATCTTGAGGTCATAGAACCAATCAAATACCACGATGGCCTTGATCGTTTTCGATTATCACCTGCACAACTTCGCAACGAGTTCACCAGCCGCAATGCTGATGCAGTGTTTGCTTTCCAGCTTCGCAACCCTGTACACAACGGTCACGCTCTTCTGATGACCGATACTCGTCGTCGTCTTCTTAATATGGGCTACAACAACCCCATCCTCTTGCTTAATCCATTGGGTGGATACACCAAGGCTGATGATGTTCCTCTTCACTGGAGGATCAAACAACATCAAAAG GTGCTTGAGGATGGTGTTCTTGATCCCGAGACAACCGTTGTCTCCATTTTCCCGTCACCAATGCATTATGCGGGTCCAACTGAGGTCCAGTGGCACGCAAAGGCAAGAATCAATGCAGGGGCTAACTTTTACATTGTCGGTCGTGATCCGGCAGGCATGGGCCATCCAATTGAGAAAAGGGATTTGTATGATGCTGACCATGGGAAGAAAGTATTGAGCATGGCACCCGGTTTAGAGCGATTAAACATCCTTCCTTTCAAG GTTGCTGCATACGACAAAACTCAAGGAAAAATGGCCTTTTTTGATCCCTCAAGACCTCAGGATTTCCTTTTCATATCAGGCACCAAG ATGCGAAATCTCGCAAGGAATAAGGAGAATCCACCAGATGGATTTATGTGTCCTGGTGGCTGGAACGTATTGGTAGAATACTACAAAAGTTTAGTTCCAGCAGACAATGGGAGGATCCCAAAGCCAGAAGCTGTAGCAGCTTAA
- the LOC103491224 gene encoding calmodulin-2/4-like — MEMGEAPTKEQMDQLIEAFFLFDKNKDGRITIDELRAEIRNLGQNPTEEELKEMIREVDADGNGTIEFWEFQNLMSKIMKEETEEKLKEAFRVFDKNQDGYISANELSHVHWMLNLGEEKLTDEEVLQMIREADLNGDGQVDYNEFVKMMTQDESQILLKRGLF; from the exons ATGGAAATGGGGGAAGCTCCGACTAAAGAACAAATGGATCAACTTATAGaagctttttttttatttgacaaaaACAAAGATG GTCGCATCACCATTGATGAACTAAGAGCAGAGATCAGAAATTTGGGTCAAAATCCAACAGAGGAAGAACTCAAGGAAATGATACGAGAAGTTGATGCTGATGGAAACGGAACAATTGAGTTTTGGGAATTCCAAAACTTGATGTCCAAAATCATGAAG GAAGAAACAGAGGAGAAACTCAAAGAAGCCTTCAGAGTGTTTGATAAAAACCAAGATGGATATATATCAGCAAATGAG TTGAGCCATGTCCATTGGATGCTTAATTTGGGGGAGGAGAAGTTAACAGATGAGGAAGTTCTTCAGATGATCAGAGAAGCTGATCTAAATGGTGATGGCCAGGTTGACTATAATGAGTTCGTTAAGATGATGACTCAAGATGAGTCCCAAATCCTACTAAAAAGAGGCCTTTTTTAA
- the LOC127149393 gene encoding threonine synthase, chloroplastic-like: MATSSLFNPTISFPSRNPKLQSTPKFRNPILRIPKATSDSSPSPPTDGSPPLSTLKNRRSADENIKDEARRHCAASGEDRSKFSAKYVPFNASLDSTECYSLDEIVYRSRSGGLLDIQHDMEALKKYDGAYWRNLFDSRVGKTTWPYGSGVWSKKEWVLPEIDPDDIVGAFKGNSNLFWAERFGKQFLGMNDLWVKHCGISHTGSFKDLGMTVLVSQVNRLRYDCFGKHFLVRGTPCTVFTKSNEPKFVEQRKLQQIYNRKKVLWKKNVYEKG, from the coding sequence ATGGCTACCTCCTCCCTCTTCAACCCCACCATTTCTTTCCCTTCTCGCAACCCCAAGCTTCAATCCACCCCAAAATTCCGCAACCCCATTCTCAGAATCCCTAAAGCTACCTCTGATTCCTCCCCCTCTCCACCAACTGACGGCTCTCCCCCATTGTCCACTCTCAAGAACCGTCGTTCTGCCGACGAGAACATCAAAGATGAAGCCCGTCGCCACTGTGCAGCCTCCGGAGAAGATCGGAGCAAATTCTCGGCCAAGTACGTCCCTTTTAACGCTAGCCTCGACTCCACTGAGTGCTACTCTCTCGACGAGATCGTTTACCGAAGTCGATCTGGTGGGTTACTCGACATTCAACACGACATGGAGGCATTGAAGAAATATGACGGCGCCTATTGGCGAAACCTCTTCGATTCGCGCGTGGGGAAAACTACGTGGCCTTATGGTTCCGGCGTTTGGAGTAAGAAGGAATGGGTGTTGCCGGAGATCGATCCTGACGATATTGTAGGCGCTTTCAAAGGTAACTCAAACTTGTTTTGGGCTGAGCGTTTTGGCAAACAGTTTCTGGGTATGAATGATTTATGGGTTAAACATTGTGGGATTAGCCATACTGGGAGTTTCAAGGATTTGGGTATGACTGTTTTGGTTAGCCAAGTGAATCGGTTAAGGTATGACTGTTTTGGCAAACACTTTCTTGTGAGAGGAACACCTTGTACAGTGTTCACAAAATCTAACGAACCCAAGTTTGTGGAACAAAGAAAACTTCAACAAATTTATAATAGGAAGAAAGTTTTATGGAAGAAAAATGTTTATGAGAAAGGTTAA